In Tubulanus polymorphus chromosome 8, tnTubPoly1.2, whole genome shotgun sequence, one genomic interval encodes:
- the LOC141909659 gene encoding solute carrier organic anion transporter family member 5A1-like has product MIQNEFSTMDDTNDKPHQHQQHRPPSAARTSRSPPSPPTAAAGGTAPSAGRSHPDLDEPAAKLRLFEDSSVSRRQSDVSFLPPPPTASSSTHDIAICCHGDAGCFHGNDDRFGDYAVGGAADSAGGAGMEPEIADMQRDCGIGLWRPECLQRCANIKCFILVISILSMLSGMLSTGYLNSVITTIEKRFEIGSSISGLIAASYEFGSLVAVVFVSYLGGRRHIPLWLGLGVVFMAIGAMMFSLPHIIAETYTVRGGISNKTDDDDMCRAHHAIGGAAADGDKYGLYSDEQCIAENSGNAVHVFLLILAQILLGTGGTPIYTLGTTYIDNHIAKERAPAYIAFMYATGALGPVLGFALGALMLQFYVDSFVYDYTQLNIQPLHPRWVGCWWGGFIICGLLLLVTSTPFFAFPKVLQCEKDKLMKERVSTEENLSVHELERRMNYGKTIKDIPQSVYRLLRNPVYLITTLGICCEVSIASGFVVFLPKYLETQFGISNSLANLLTGLIAIPGAVVGIMIGGLVLNKFQLGPKGGIQLTLLLNVLSLMGFSVLFFLGCDNMKLAGATLPYYNSSGHVIEAANLTAMCNLDCDCSPNQVSLVCGVNSITYFSPCYAGCTNFYNAPIIEGVTYPVNKNYSDCSCILPDDSTMSAAPVFMAPIATSGPCLNSCGTLLPFMITLFVMTFMVAGTQMPLIMVTLRSVAEEEKAFALGLQFVVMRLLANIPSPIIFGKTIDSTCLHWKIQCNSAGACLIYDIEQFRYKYIGVSTVLKMTGIILFCSDWLLIKQRNESATYNLEPHNMVATASEPNISLAAVTPGGANGDEQTDELHRDQTQESFVSWNTTV; this is encoded by the exons ATGATTCAGAATGAGTTCAGTACAATGGATGACACTAATGATAAACCCCACCAACATCAACAGCACAGACCTCCATCAGCGGCGAGAACCAGTCGGAGTCCTCCCTCACcaccaacagcagcagcaggaggGACTGCTCCATCAGCAGGAAGGAGTCATCCTGATTTAGACGAACCCGCCGCGAAGTTGCGATTATTTGAGGATAGCTCCGTTAGCAGACGACAGTCCGATGTATCGTTCCTCCCTCCGCCTCCCACCGCTTCATCGTCCACGCACGATATCGCTATCTGTTGCCACGGAGATGCTGGTTGTTTCCACGGTAACGACGATCGATTCGGCGATTACGCGGTAGGTGGCGCCGCGGATTCGGCGGGTGGCGCCGGTATGGAACCGGAGATCGCCGATATGCAGCGGGATTGCGGTATCGGTCTGTGGCGTCCCGAGTGTCTCCAACGCTGCGCGaatatcaaatgttttattctCGTGATCTCGATATTATCGATGTTATCGGGTATGTTATCGACCGGTTATTTAAACAGCGTCATAACGACGATCGAGAAACGTTTCGAGATCGGCAGTTCGATATCGGGATTGATAGCCGCGTCGTACGAGTTCGGCTCGTTGGTCGCCGTCGTGTTCGTTAGTTACCTCGGAGGACGACGACACATCCCGCTGTGGCTCGGTCTCGGAGTCGTGTTCATGGCGATCGGAGCGATGATGTTCTCGTTGCCGCACATTATCGCCGAGACCTACACCGTGCGCGGCGGTATCTCCAACAaaaccgacgacgacgacatgTGTCGCGCGCATCACGCTATAGGTGGCGCCGCGGCTGACGGAGATAAATACGGACTGTACTCGGATGAACAGTGCATCGCGGAGAATTCCGGAAACGCAGTCCACGTGTTTTTACTGATTTTAGCTCAGATTCTGTTAGGAACGGGAGGAACCCCGATTTATACGCTCGGCACTACGTATATAGATAATCATATAGCTAAAGAGAGGGCGCCGGCGTATATCG cgTTTATGTACGCGACTGGAGCGCTAGGACCGGTGTTAGGGTTTGCGTTGGGAGCGTTAATGTTACAGTTCTACGTCGATTCGTTTGTTTACGATTACACGCAATTAAACATTCAACCTCTTCATCCTCGTTGGGTCGGCTGCTGGTGGGGCGGTTTCATCATCTGCGGTCTGTTGTTATTGGTTACGTCGACGCCGTTTTTCGCGTTCCCGAAAGTGTTGCAATGCGAGAAAGATAAACTGATGAAGGAACGCGTTTCGACCGAGGAGAATCTCTCCGTTCACGAGTTAGAACGTCGTATGAACTACGGCAAAACGATTAAAG ATATCCCGCAGTCAGTTTATCGTCTGTTGAGGAATCCCGTTTATTTAATCACGACTCTCGGAATCTGCTGTGAAGTTTCGATCGCCAGTGGTTTCGTCGTTTTCCTGCCGAAGTATCTCGAGACACAGTTCGGAATCTCGAATTCTTTGGCTAATTTGCTCACAG GGTTGATAGCTATTCCAGGTGCTGTTGTTGGAATTATGATTGGCGGGCTGGTACTGAACAAATTCCAACTGGGTCCTAAAG gtGGTATACAGTTAACGTTACTGTTGAATGTACTATCTTTGATGGGTTTCTCTGTATTATTTTTCCTCGGATGTGATAACATGAAACTTGCCGGCGCTACGTTACCGTACTACAATAG CTCAGGACATGTAATAGAGGCGGCTAATTTAACGGCAATGTGTAATTTAGACTGTGATTGTTCACCgaaccaggtgtcgctagtgtgcggTGTTAATAGTATTACGTACTTCTCTCCGTGCTACGCTGGCTGTACGAATTTCTACAACGCTCCGATCATAGAGGGCGTCACTTATCCTGTTAATAAA aattatagcGATTGTTCGTGTATTTTACCCGACGATTCAACAATGTCAGCGGCGCCGGTATTCATGGCGCCGATAGCGACTAGCGGACCGTGTTTGAATTCTTGCGGCACGTTATTACCATTTATGATCACGTTGTTCGTCATGACGTTCATGGTCGCCGGCACACAGATGCCTCTGATAATGGTCACGCTCAGATCGGTCGCCGAAGAGGAAAAAGCTTTCGCGTTGGGTTTACAGTTCGTGGTGATGCGTTTATTAG CTAATATTCCATCTCCGATTATATTTGGTAAGACGATAGATTCTACGTGTTTACATTGGAAGATACAGTGTAATTCTGCGGGTGCCTGTTTGATTTACGATATCGAACAATTtcgttataaatatatag GAGTTTCCACCGTGCTCAAAATGACTGGTATCATTCTGTTCTGTTCCGATTGGCTACTGATCAAACAACGCAATGAAAGCGCCACCTATAACCTG gaaCCACACAATATGGTGGCTACGGCTTCCGAACCGAATATATCGTTAGCGGCAGTGACACCAGGTGGCGCTAACGGCGATGAGCAGACGGACGAACTTCACCGGGACCAAACTCAAGAATCATTTGTTTCGTGGAATACAACagtttaa
- the LOC141909606 gene encoding 2-aminomuconic semialdehyde dehydrogenase-like: protein MEASGELTIENFVNGNFVKSDELIDSFDPSTGRVWAKIPNSTETEVCQAVNAAKSAFKGWSGKPPQERSQILLQIANVLESKLDEFARFESRDQGKPVSLATMVDIPRAVYNLRFFATAILHHLNISHPLEKMDAFSYTTSEPVGVAGLISPWNLPIYLLTFKIAPCIAVGNTCVCKPSEMTSVTAWMLCKVFQQAGLPPGVVNMVFGTGLRTGNALIKHPDVPLISFTGSTATAETIQVAAAPFCKKLSLELGGKNPAVIFNDADFDKCIQFTIRSSFANQGEICLCTSRIFVQRGIYDQFVSKFVEATRNIKVGDPRVEDTRCGALVSKEHLAKVKGYVEIARKEGATVACGDEDLDLPQECKNGYFMRPTVITDVTDESRLMQEEIFGPVTCIVPFDTELEVIERANNVKYGLCATVWTRDTSCAHRVSHKLQAGSVWVNCWLVRDLSMPFGGMKSSGIGREGFRESIDFFTEKKTVCIQLN, encoded by the exons ATGGAGGCGTCTGGTGAGCTGACGATTGAAAACTTCgtaaatggtaattttgtGAAGTCGGATGAGTTGATCGATAGTTTCGACCCATCAACTGGAAGAGTTTGGGCAAAAATACCGAACAGCACAGAAACTGAAGTGTGTCAAGCGGTGAACGCCGCTAAATCTGCATTCAAAGG CTGGTCGGGGAAACCTCCGCAGGAACGATCACAAATTCTGCTACAGATCGCGAACGTTTTGGAATCGAAGTTAGATGAATTCGCTCGTTTCGAATCACGCGATCAGGGTAAACCCGTATCCCTGGCAACGATGGTTGATATTCCTCGTGCTGTTTATAATCTTCGATTCTTCGCGACGGCCATTTTACATCATTTAAACAT ATCTCATCCTCTTGAGAAGATGGATGCGTTCAGTTATACGACCAGTGAACCAGTAGGTGTCGCCGGTTTAATCAGTCCGTGGAATTTACCGATTTATTTACTGACGTTTAAAATAGCTCCGTGTATCGCCGTTGGCAACACGTGCGTCTGTAAGCCGAGCGAAATGACGTCCGTTACTGCGTGGATGCTCTGCAAAGTATTTCAACAAGCTG GGTTACCGCCGGGTGTTGTTAATATGGTTTTTGGTACCGGACTGCGGACTGGTAACGCTCTTATTAAACATCCCGATGTGCCGTTGATTAGTTTCACTGGTAGCACGGCAACTGCTGAAACAATTCAAGTTGCTGCAGCTCCTTTCTGTAAAAAACTATCCCTTGAG CTCGGTGGTAAGAATCCAGCGGTCATCTTCAATGATGCTGATTTTGACAAATGCATCCAATTTACAATAAG atcaaGTTTTGCGAATCAAGGTGAAATTTGTCTTTGCACGAGTCGAATATTCGTTCAGCGAGGAATCTACGATCAATTCGTCTCCAAATTCGTCGAGGCAACTCG TAATATTAAAGTCGGTGATCCACGTGTGGAAGACACTCGATGTGGAGCGCTTGTCAGTAAGGAACATCTCGCTAAAGTGAAGGGCTACGTGGAAATCGCTAGGAAAGAGGGCGCCACTGTCGCGTGCGGAGATGAAGATTTGGATCTTCCGCAAGAATGTAAAAAT GGGTATTTCATGCGACCGACCGTCATCACAGACGTCACCGATGAATCCCGTTTGATGCAAGAAGAAATCTTTGGTCCTGTTACGTGTATCGTGCCTTTCGATACCGAACTGGAG GTGATTGAAAGAGCTAATAATGTGAAGTACGGTTTATGCGCGACTGTTTGGACTCGGGATACCAGCTGTGCCCATCGCGTTTCACATAAACTGCAG gctGGATCTGTTTGGGTGAATTGTTGGCTGGTTCGAGATCTCAGTATGCCGTTCGGCGGAATGAAATCTTCCGGAATCGGACGCGAGGGATTCCGTGAATCGATCGACTTCTTCACCGAAAAGAAAACCGTCTGCATTCAACTCAACTGA
- the LOC141909645 gene encoding uncharacterized protein LOC141909645, giving the protein MTTNYQQEPFPYGWEMLLDSTTGMPFYVDHVNQVTTWKDPRLDSIERSGQHHSARSQGPLQQSAVRGGGSYQSDGSVQIPIQRGGYSQNPPFNQQQQQQQQQWYPNNQPQPQQQHQYGYPPHLQNVRVTGPGYPTGPHESSRMTGYPTRPQEHSRMPVYPTGPENSGMPGYPTGPQMNSSMPGYPTGPQVNSRMPGYPAGPQQYPQMPFPTAPAEQNIKISHQVGEGGGNKQHRNQSENVITSDAIPVIREHKAAAAGDRPRSADMASKLRTDQLYADAANKKCASAASSPQVARKAKYQSLPPELASMEKVKDIENDTTDILEQVNHFNGKSKDKQYKYLEEMLTRNMISLDDVDSCGKDQIRQARKNCIRMVQSALDQLELKAFSNETGSGGTTEGNTNEQTSMKPGASSPTEEVVQRTEKQLNILSSGQLNAGQQYPSAGQQYPGTGQQYPGTGQRKTGSGQQNSGPTRVKEMTLNSEINC; this is encoded by the exons ATGACAACTAATTATCAACAGGAACCGTTTCCGTACGGCTGGGAAATGTTACTCGACTCAACGACCGGTATGCCGTTCTATGTAGATCACGTCAATCAAGTAACAACGTGGAAAGATCCGCGATTAGATTCAATTGAACGAAGCGGTCAGCATCATTCAGCGCGCAGTCAGGGTCCGCTACAACAATCAGCG gtTCGAGGTGGAGGTAGTTATCAGTCTGATGGTAGTGTACAGATTCCAATACAAAGAGGAGGTTATAGTCAAAATCCACCCTTCAatcagcagcaacaacaacaacaacaacagtgGTATCCAAATAACCAACCacagccgcagcagcagcatcaatACGGGTATCCTCCTCACTTGCAGAATGTTAGAGTGACTGGCCCCGGGTACCCTACTGGACCTCATGAAAGCTCAAGGATGACGGGATATCCTACCAGGCCCCAGGAACACTCTAGGATGCCCGTGTACCCTACCGGGCCCGAGAATTCTGGAATGCCCGGATACCCTACCGGGCCCCAGATGAACTCTAGTATGCCTGGGTACCCTACTGGGCCCCAGGTAAACTCGAGAATGCCCGGGTACCCTGCAGGACCTCAGCAATATCCACAAATGCCATTTCCAACTGCACCAGCcgaacaaaatatcaaaatatctcaTCAGGTCGGAGAAGGAGGcggaaataaacaacatcgcAACCAATCAGAAAATGTGATAACGTCAGATGCGATACCTGTGATACGCGAGCACAAGGCAGCTGCAGCTGGTGATAGACCGAGATCGGCCGATATGGCGTCGAAACTACGCACCGATCAGCTTTACGCCGACGCCGCCAATAAGAAATGCGCATCGGCCGCGTCATCGCCGCAGGTAGCGCGTAAAGCTAAATACCAGAGTCTACCGCCGGAGTTGGCGTCGATGGAAAAAGTGAAAGACATCGAAAACGACACGACCGATATTCTCGAACAGGTGAATCATTTCAACGGCAAATCGAAAGACAAACAATATAAATACCTCGAGGAGATGTTAACAAGAAATATGATTAGTTTAGACGACGTCGACTCGTGCGGTAAAGATCAAATACGACAAGCGCGAAAAAACTGCATTCGTATGGTTCAATCGGCGCTCGATCAGTTAGAGTTGAAGGCGTTCTCGAACGAGACGGGTAGTGGTGGCACCACCGAGGGTAACACCAACGAGCAGACGTCGATGAAACCCGGAGCGTCGTCTCCGACTGAGGAGGTCGTACAGCGCACCGaaaaacaattgaatattCTCAGCTCCGGGCAACTGAATGCCGGTCAACAATACCCTAGTGCCGGGCAACAATACCCTGGCACCGGTCAACAATaccccggcaccggtcagcgGAAAACTGGTTCCGGTCAGCAAAATTCAGGTCCCACTCGCGTTAAAGAAATGACTTTAAACAGTGAAATTAATTgttag
- the LOC141910085 gene encoding uncharacterized protein LOC141910085, with the protein MVLLTVDVISLVSIVRQANLHDIKYVRFEYANEKLIHDLKKDETYLDEVVKFAEDATWQHWAELRQSDQVSEDPKVDSQTGSASDVAVETVTDNETTMVTGKSPIKMEHVVEPTNEDITTATSEVIIEYPPDHNNMEVDDDGELVDDAVDDAVDDAVDDEVKRKAANVLKYLGQIDENLKQEAPDSEEEEGEDGEEETGRSLEDVSRVIDRLKLFECEICGDTFLTEDGLFSHCRAGGCEDRDDSKPYSCHKCDRRFISKSSLGKHLRMNRCPNSEEYSTRRKTKKWYNLSSDIVEAMRADGNNENNEAVKLETGQVKILTDNTCRLCGKVFSSRCAVQKHLRMFRCKKIKAMKPFEQNEEERSFWLEDNDDESDENDEADGVKRVQCGFCEGIYPTMRKLKQHVRFDCPKAPKFKPNVDVVEKVKTPCDLCGKILSSQRSLATHVLRTHSRNPKPYTCDTCSKGFLTRAHLKRHMVVHGAEREYPCSFCGKRFAEQSGRRKHERLHTGDLPYLCMTCGKRYNDIGSYNRCLARHEGSIEMYPCDFCDKILTSKGNKKKHVDHVHLHLKLYSCSTCGNSFASKQTLNSHVRSIHTLEREHACDLCPKSYVTRWQLQQHVRVVHIGERYQCAHCEKLYTNKQKLYSHLRKVHAVEPLEIGELEDGEQDELTEEPVAEEQVRVAAEQQLIIEQTVESKDD; encoded by the exons ATGGTTTTATTGA cTGTTGACGTTATTTCGTTGGTGTCTATCGTTCGCCAGGCAAATCTACACGATATCAAATACGTTAGATTTG AATACGCTAATGAAAAGTTGATTCACGATTTGAAAAAAGACGAAACTTATTTAGATGAAGTTGTTAAATTTGCTGAGGACGCCACCTGGCAACACTGGGCCGAATTACGACAATCGGATCAGG TGTCCGAAGACCCCAAAGTCGATTCTCAAACCGGATCCGCATCCGACGTCGCTGTGGAAACCGTAACCGATAACGAGACAACAATGGTTACCGGTAAATCTCCGATTAAAATGGAACACGTCGTGGAACCGACGAATGAGGATATTACCACGGCGACTAGCGAGGTGATTATCGAGTATCCGCCCGATCACAACAATATGGAGGTCGACGACGACGGTGAACTGGTCGATGACGCGGTCGATGACGCGGTCGACGACGCCGTCGACGATGAGGTCAAGAGAAAAGCGGCGAACGTCCTGAAATATCTCGGAcaaatcgatgaaaatttgaaacaagaagCGCCGGACTCGGAGGAGGAGGAAGGAGAGGATGGCGAGGAGGAAACCGGTCGATCATTAGAGGACGTCAGTCGAGTTATCGACCGATTGAAGTTATTCGAGTGCGAAATCTGCGGCGATACGTTCCTCACCGAGGACGGATTATTCAGCCATTGTCGCGCGGGAGGTTGCGAGGATCGAGACGACTCTAAACCGTACTCATGTCACAAGTGCGACCGTCGATTCATCAGTAAATCATCGCTCGGGAAACACCTGCGCATGAATCGCTGTCCGAACTCCGAGGAGTACAGTACTCGGCGTAAAACGAAGAAATGGTACAACCTGAGCTCGGATATCGTCGAGGCGATGCGAGCCGACGGCAACAATGAGAATAACGAGGCCGTTAAACTAGAAACCGGACAGGTGAAGATCCTAACCGATAATACGTGTCGTCTGTGCGGGAAAGTGTTCTCGTCGCGGTGCGCCGTTCAAAAACACCTGCGCATGTTCCGCTGTAAGAAGATCAAAGCTATGAAACCGTTCGAGCAAAACGAAGAGGAAAGATCGTTCTGGTTAGAGGATAACGACGATGAATCCGACGAGAACGACGAGGCAGACGGCGTGAAACGCGTACAGTGCGGATTCTGCGAGGGAATCTACCCGACGATGCGTAAACTGAAGCAACACGTCCGATTCGATTGTCCGAAGGCGCCGAAATTCAAACCGAACGTCGACGTCGTCGAGAAGGTGAAAACTCCGTGCGATTTGTGCGGTAAAATTCTCAGCTCGCAGCGTAGCCTAGCGACGCACGTTCTGCGCACGCACAGTCGCAATCCGAAACCGTACACGTGCGACACCTGCTCGAAGGGTTTCCTAACTCGCGCGCATCTCAAACGTCACATGGTCGTACACGGCGCCGAGCGGGAATACCCGTGTTCGTTTTGCGGTAAACGTTTCGCCGAACAGTCGGGCAGACGTAAACACGAACGTCTGCACACTGGCGACCTGCCGTATCTGTGCATGACGTGCGGTAAACGATACAACGATATCGGCAGCTATAATCGATGCCTAGCGCGACACGAGGGCAGCATCGAGATGTACCCGTGCGATTTCTGCGATAAGATCCTCACGTCGAAGGGCAACAAGAAAAAACACGTCGATCACGTGCACCTGCATCTGAAGTTGTACTCGTGTTCGACGTGCGGGAATTCGTTCGCTTCGAAGCAGACGCTGAATTCGCACGTGCGCAGTATTCACACGCTCGAACGCGAACATGCGTGCGATCTGTGTCCGAAATCATACGTCACGCGCtggcagctgcagcagcacgTGCGCGTCGTCCATATCGGCGAACGCTACCAGTGCGCGCACTGCGAGAAACTCTACACGAATAAACAGAAACTTTACAGTCACCTGCGTAAGGTACACGCGGTCGAACCGCTCGAGATCGGCGAGTTGGAGGACGGCGAACAGGACGAGCTGACCGAGGAACCAGTCGCCGAGGAGCAAGTCAGAGTCGCAGCGGAACAACAGCTTATTATAGAACAGACCGTCGAATCGAAAGATGATTAA